In the genome of Hydrogenophaga sp. PBL-H3, the window TCGGAGCATCGGTCCACACCCGGGCCCTTGCCGTACCAGATGCCGAACACACCATCGAACTTGTTGGTGCCGGGCGGCGCGAAGCCCAGCTGCTGCGTGCCCCACAAGGCGGTGGCGGCCAGCTCTTCGTTCACACCGGGCTGGAATACGATGTTCTGCGCCTTGAGGTAGGGCGCGGCTTTCTGCAGCGCCTGGTCGTAGCCCCCCAGCGGCGAGCCGCGGTAGCCGCTGATGAAGCCCGCCGTGTTCTTGCCCACCAGCGCGTCGCGCTGGCGCTGCAGCATGGGCAGCTTGACCAGCGCCTGCACTCCGCTCATGAACGCGCGGCCGTGGTCGAGCGCGTATTTGTCGTCCAGCGTGACGGTTTCCAGCGCGCGGCGAATGTGTTCGGGCAGGGGGGCGTTCATGGTCTTGTCTCCGTGGTGGGCGGGTTCGCTTCTTGAGCGGCTCGAGTTCAAGGACGCGCGCCGTTAGGCGCACAACTCCAGTGTGGCGCACAGTGTATGCCCCACTGCGCGACAGGTGTTTGCGTTTCATGCCCGTTTTGCCGATGATTGAGCAAGATTCATTCTAGAAACGGCACCTCATGGAAACACTCGACAAGTTCGACATCGCCATCCTGCAAGAACTGCAAAGCGATGGCCGCCTCACCAACGCCGAACTGGCCCAGCGCGTGGGTTTGTCGGCCGCACCCTGCTGGCGGCGCGTGCGCTCGCTGGAAGAGGCGGGCTTCATTCGTGGTTACCGGGCCGAGATCGACCGCGAAAAGATCGGTCTGGGCGTGCTCGCTTTCGTGCGTCTGGATGCGGATCGCAACAGCGGCGACGTCACGCGCAATCTCGAGAACGCCATCCGCCAGATCCCGGAAGTCGTGTCCTGCCACTACATCAGCGGCTCGGGCACTTTCGAACTCCAAGTGGTCAGCCGCGACCTGAACCATTTCAGCCAGTTCGCCCGCGAGGTGCTGTTGAACCTGCCCAACGTGAAGGACTTGCACACCAGCTTCTCGCTCGGCGAAGTGAAATCGGGAAGTGCACTTCCGTTGTCTCATCTATTGACCAAAAGTACGAGCTCGGCAAACAAGTCCGGAACTTGAACATTTTTGTAGCCATTCATCTCAATATTTAGACCGCTGGGTAACAAAGTCGCTGTAAGTCGTTGAGATATGTGAATTTTTTCCCACTTACAACTTGCCTTCAATCGTGTCGTTTCGTAACATTGGGCCATCAACCCCCGTGGAACAGGTACCTGAAAGTGCTCAGCCCACACTCCTCACTTCAAATTGAAGGAAACGTCGTGAAAAAAGCCTTGCTGCTCAAAACCACCCTGGCCCTGGCTCTGGCCACCCCGCTGCTGGCCTCGGCCGAGTCGCAATTGGTCACCGGCACCGGCACCGCCAACGTCGATCTGAACCTGCGGGTCGTGGTCCCCGGTTTCATCGCATTGAAGGTCGGCACCGGCGCCATCCTCGGCAACACCTCCACGGTGGATCTGGTGGACTTCGTCCTGACCGACCCGCAGGCCACCGCAGACGGCAACGTGGCTGCCACTTCGGGCGGCGTGGTCCCGGTTCAGCTGTTGTCCAACATCGGCAACGTGAACTTTTCTTCGGCTGGCGCCGATCTCAGCAACGGCACCGAAACCATCCCGCTGTCGCGCATTGCGGTCGCCGTCGGCGGTGGCACGTTGGCCCACCCCACCTTCGGCGCGGCTGCAACCACGGTCACCCCGACGTCCGGCCGGATCATCAACCGCACCAGCAACTGGACCTACAGCTACAACCACCAGGGCGCCACGGCGCCGGTGGGTGCAGGCAACTACCAGACGACGGTCACCTACACCGCTGTGGCTCCCTGACTCTGCGGTGAAAGCAAGGTGGAGATGAGGATAAGCAACGGCAGAGGGACTGCGGATCGCAGCCCTTCGTTTGTTCATCGGTGGCACCCCACCCTCCCTGCGGAGCAGACAAACACACATTGACCACGTTGACCTCATGAAACGCGCCCGCCGCTGCAGCACACCACAATGCAGTCTCACCGCCTGCGTGGCACTGCTGCTCGCGGCACAGACGTCTGTGGCCCATGCCTGGTCGCTGGAGATCACGTCCGGCGCCCGGCGCCTGTTTCTGCATGTGGGCGACGGCGCGCTCAGCGGCCAGCAAGGCACCCTGAACGGCCCGGCGGGCACCAGCGGCATCGTCAACACGGTGCAAGTGTCCCCCTCGGTGAACGAGCTGCTCAGCGGCGCTGCCTTGACCATGACCAGCAACAGCACCCAGAGCGTCAGCCTGTACGGCGGCGGAAACATCACCTGCCCGACGCCCGAGCGTCAGGTCATGATCGGTGCGGGTTATCGCCGCAACAACGGCTCTGGCAACGCCGTGCTGACGGTGACTTCGCCTTCGAACCTGATCAACCTCGCCACCGGCGACACGATTCCGATCACCCAGATCAGCTGGACAGTTTCCGCTGCGAACAGCAACGTGCCGGGCGTGATTCCGGCCGGTACCTTCACCGCTGGCACCCAGACGCTGGCCACCGTGTCGGCCAACACGTACATCGAGAACTGCCATACGTTCATCTACGCCAACAGCGCGGTTCGCGCGCAAGGCACGTACACCGGCAGGGTGACCTACACCCTCACCAGTCCATGATCCGACTCAGCCGCTTGCTCGCGATGGTCGTCATTGGACTGACGTCCGCCAGCGCCGGGGCCAATCCGCACCGGCTGGACGATTCGTTGAGCCACACCGTGCCACCCAATGTGGAGATGCAGTGGCTGCCATTGAAGGCCGGCCAGCCGTTCGCTGGCGGCATGGAGGCGTGGTTGCGCGTCAACATCCGCATCGACACCCGCGCCTGGACAGGCCGCAGAGGGCGCATTTACATGGTTCTGCCGCGCGATCAGGCATCCAACATCGAAGCCGTGTGGACCACGCAAGGACGCCTGCAGGCCGGTCGCCTGGTGTCGGGCGAACGCACGCTGGTGTTCGCCGGCACCATCCCCGGCGCCACACTGGAGGATCAAATGCAGGTGCGGCTGCGCTCGAACGCCGACTGGTCATCCAACAACCGGCGCCTGAACTTCCATTTCGAACTCGACGTCGACTGAATCCGCCATGCCCATCGCGCTTCCGAGCTCCTTGTTTCAATCCTTGCTGGGCTGTGCGTGTGCCGGTGTCGTGGTGTTCGCGCCGCTGGCCGTGCATGCCCAGGGATTCACGGCCTACGTCGCACCACCGCGGTTCGAGGTTCAGGCCACACCCGGCCAACCGCTGCGACAGGTGCTGGAAATCCAGCACGTGGGGCAGCAAAAAGGCAAGTTCCGCATCTACACCAGCGACTGGACCCTCAATCCTGACAACTCGGTGACATTCAGTGCCGACCTCTCTGCGGACAGCTGCCGACCCTGGGTGGCCATTGAGCGACGCGACCTGGTGATAGAACCCGGTGCGCGCTACCGCTACCGCTTTGAAATCACGCCGCCGCCCGGCACAGCGGCGCGTGAATGCCGCTTCGCGATCATGGTCGAGGGGCTGGACACGGCGCGGGCACAAGGTACCCTGAGTCTGCCGGTGGGCGGGCGCATCGGCGTCATCGTCTACGCCGCCATCGGCGACGCAGCACCCCAGCTGGAAATCGCAGCCACTCGCGTGGTCACGCTCAATGGCAAGCCGACTGCGGTGGTCGACGTGCGCAACCGAGGCAACGCCCATGGGCGGCTTGAAGGATTCGTCAACGGTACCGACGCCACCGGCGCACGCCTCGAGATGACCCCTTCCGATCTGCCCATCCTGGCGGGTGAAACGCGTGCCATTGCAATCACCGCAGTGGTGGAGGACGGCAAGCCCGCCCCGGAAGTCCGGTTCCCGCTCACCGTCAAGGGCACCCTCGAATGGGGCAAGAACCGCTTGCCGCTGGACGCGAGCTTCGCGCCATGAGGCTTGCGGGGTGACACGCCCGTTGCGCTGCCTTTCGGCCTGCCTGGCCATTGCACCCCTGCTGCCGGGCGCCTGGGCCCAGAGCACGCCGGTGCAAATCCCTGGCGAAGAGCCCACCACCGCCTATGTGGACCGGGTGATCGAGAATCTGCCGCCCGAACCCGCAGCCGACACCGCTGCCTACACCTACGACCGCGAGGGTTTGCCGCGCTTCCTGCAGCTGGAGACCCGACTCGGCACCGAACCGTTCGACCCCACGCACAACGCGCGCATGGGATACGGTCTCCAAGGCCTGCTGGAAACGGCCAATCACGGCACGCTCTCGGTTGACGGCAGCTACGCACCACGCGACAGCAATGGCACCCTGACGCTGCGCCAGCGCGCCATGCCCCTGGATGGTGGCTGGTTGACCAGCAACGAGCTGGGCGTGATCAACACTCCGATTCCCTCCGTCACGCGCCTGCCCTCCCGCGTGTACCTGCCCTCGTCCATCTTGCGGGGGCTGAGCACCGAGTGGGAGAACCCTGGCCAAGGGGTGCAGCTGCTGGCCTCCGCCGGCGAGCCCGGTCTGCTGGCGTTCTTGCCTGCCAGCGGCTTTCAGCGCCTTGCCGGACGGCGCGCCACGCTGGGAGGTCAGTGGCGCTCCAACGCTGCTGAAGCGGACCCGCTGGCCCGCGAAGGCTGGACCATAGCGCTGCGCCATGAAGACGCCCGCAACGTCTCGATCTTCGACACACCGCTGCAACCCGGCGACACGGTCAATGCAAATTCCACTCTGCTGGCCTTGAGGCACGAGGGCGCGGAACAGCGCATCCAGGGCCAGTTGGTGAGCACACGGGCCAGCAACCTGCGCGGTGACCGCGGCGGTTTCTGGATTGACGGCGAATGGGACGACGGCCCGCGCCGGCACGGCGCAGGCATGTACCGGCTGGAGCCCGATCTGAGTTGGGCGCAGCTGCCGATGGCCAACAACGTGGTGGGCGCCTACGTGCGCTCCAGCTGGCGCACACGCCAGTGGTCGGCCGAGAGCTCGGTCGACTGGCTGGATTCGATCACGGGCCGCGGTGGCAGCGGCTACTTCGCCACCGGCTCCGCGCGCTGGCGGCTCAACCGAGATCACACGCTCGGTGCGGGAGCCTCGGTGCGGCGGTTCAATGGCAACGCCTGGAGCACTTACGGCGATTGGCGTTTCCAGAACAGTTGGGGCGCCAGCGGCCTTCGGCTGGAGTTCACCGGCGACGACAACCAGGCCGATTCGCGTGGCCTCACGTGGGATCAGGCATGGCAGGTGCCCCAAGGCTGGGCACTGTCCACCAGCCTGGGCGCCAATGCGTACAGTGCCACGGCGCTGCAGCCGGCCGAAACCACGTGGAGCGGCGCAGCCAGCTTTGCGGCGCCGCTGAGCAGCAAAGCCAGCCTGCGTGGCAACTTCAACACCGAGCGCAGCGACACAGGGCAGACCCGACACAGCCTGAACCTGGGGGCCAGCTGGCGCATTGACGCGCGCTGGAGCCTGGAAGGTAACTACAACCGCTCCAACGGCAGCCGCCGCTTGACCCCATCGCTCGACCCGTTGGCGCCTGTGCCGCTGGTCATCCCGGATTCAGACCGCTCCTTTTACGCCGTGCTGCGCTACCAGTTCGAGGCCGGCAGCCGCAATGTACCGTTGGGCGGCAAGGCGGCAGAAGGAGGTGGCCGCATCGAGGGCACGGTGTACTTCGACGCCAACCGCAGCGGCACCCAGGAAGCCAGCGAAACCGGTGTGCCCAACGTCACCGTGTTCCTGGACAACCGTTATGCCGTGCGCACCGACAGCCAGGGCCGTTTCGAATTCCCCTTCGTGGCCAGCGGTCCACGAACGGTGAGCGTGCGGCCCGACACGCTGCCGCTGCCCTGGAACGTGGTCGATCAAGGCCAGGCCAAGGTCGACGTGCGCCGGCGCGAAAGCGTCTCGCTGAGCATTCCCGTTCAACGCAGCGAGTAGGACACCACGATTCGAGCCCGGACAGAGGGCTCAAGTTGACACCGGGCGGGCCGATAGAGAGCCATGGCCCGTGTAACGCACTCTCTTTTGGCATGCTTCTGCGCCGGCGCACTGTTCCTGGTGCCCGGCAGCGTCATGGGCGAGGCTGTCCAGGCGGGGCCAGACGGTGCCAGCGCCTCCCTGCGCATCCGCATCGTTGTGCCCTCCGTCATGCGGGTGCTGGAGAACAGCCACCCTGCGCAGATGGACCCCGTCGTCGATGGCGACTGGAGCGCCGAGCAGCGACTGGTGGTGGTCTCCAACATGAAGCGGGGTTTCTGCGTGACCTTGCGCATGAGCACACCCGAGGTGGAAGCCTGGCGTCTGCAGACGGAGCAGTCTGGTGGCATCACGCTCAACGCGGTGAGCGACGGCTACCGGCTCTGCACGCCTCGCGCAGGCCGCTACACGCTGCTGTTGCGTCACGAGTTCGAGGCGGCTGGCAAAAACACCAACGCATCCCTGCGCTGGCCCGTGCAGACCGATATCACCGCACTCTGACAAGGTGCCCCCACACTGCGCCGCCCACTAGCGCGGCACCAGCACCCACATCTGCAGCGGCTGCTTGAGCGCGGCCGCCGTGAGGTAGGCCTCGTCGCTCCAGCCCCCCCAGCCGGTGAACAGGTCGGCGCGCACCGCACCCACGATGGCGCCGCCCGTGTCCTGCGCCATCACCAGCTTCTGCACGTTGAGCGTGGCGCCTTGCGAGGCGAGCCACACGGGCGTGCCATAGGGAATGCTCTGCGGGTCGACGGCGATCGAGCGACCGGGCGTGAGCGGCACGCCCTGGGCACCGCGTGGGCCGAAACGGGCATCGAGGTCCGACAGGGCTTCCTCGCGGAAGAACACGGTGCGCGGATTGCTCCACAGCATCTCGTTCACGCGCTGCGGGTTTTGCGCGGCCCAGGCCTTGATGGCGGCCCACGAGGCTTCGCGGATCGCGCCCTGGTCCAGCAGCCAGCGACCCACGCTCTGGTAGGGCTGGCCATTGTGCCCGGCGAACGCCACGCGCACCTGCCGCGCGCGGCCGTCGGCCTCCACCACGTTGAGGCGGCCAGAGCCCTGGATCTGCAGGATCAGCGCGTCGATGGGATCGGCCAGCCAGGCCACCGCGCGGCCCTGCAACGCGGCCTGCGCGGCGGGCAGGGTGTCGATCTCCTGCCGGCTGTACCAGGTCTGTCCGCTGCGCAACCCGGCCGGCGGCGCGTAGAGCGGCGTGCGGTGCACGGCGGTGGGCACGCGGCTCGCCGCCATGATCGGCTCGTAGTAGCCGGTGAGCAAGCCGTCGGGTTGGCTGCCGTCGGGATCGAGCACGCGGTAGGGCTGGAAGCGGCGCATCACCCAGGCCTGCTGTTCGGCCGCGGTGCCGATGGCGAGCTGGCGCAGTTCTGCGCACGGGCCGGCCTGACCCGGGGCGGGGCGTTCGCAGCCGCGCACCCAGGCGTTCCAGACTTCGTGAAGGCTGTCCTGCCCCCAGCCGGGCAACTCGCTCCAGCGCGCAGGTGTCCAGCGGCTCTTGCCGCGCTGGATCGGCGGGGGCAAGGTAGCCGCATCCACCGCCACACCGGCCACCGGCGGGCTGGGCAACGCAACAGGCGCCGGGCCTTGCACGGGACCGACCGCGCAGGACACCAGGCTTCCTACAATCACCGCGCTCGCTCCCACCTTCACGACCGCCCGAAAAACCCGACCGAAACGATCCATGACCTTGTTGTTGCTTGAAGCGCTCGGCGCGTTGGTGTTGCTGGTGTTCATCGTGTGGTGGACCATGTTTTCAGGGCGCAAGGGCGGCGAGCTGCCCGAGGAAGTGGAGCGCCAGAAGCGCGACCCGCGAGCGAGCAGCGAGCCGCCCGAAGACCGCTGAGTTGCCCGGGTCCGTCAAGGCCGCAGGGCATTGGCCAGTTCCACGGCCGACTTCACGCCCATCTTGTCGAACACGCGCGAGCGGTGAACCTCCACCGTGCGCACGCTGATGTTGAGCTGATCGGCCACCAGCTTGTTGGGCAGACCGGCGACCACGAGATCCATCACGTCACGCTCGCGGTCGGTGAGGCTGCTCAGGCGCTCTTGCAGTTCGCGCTGCACGCGCCGACGGGCCAGCACCTGGGCCGACTGGTCCAGCGCACGCTCCACCCGATCGACCAGCGCGTTGTCGGAAAACGGCTTTTCGCAGAAATCGAAGGCGCCGCGCTTGACCGCGTCCACCGCCGTGGCCACATCGGCGTGGCCCGAGAGGAAGATCACCGGCAGGGTCTCCTGCCAGGGCAAGGTCTGCAAGCGCTCGAACAGGGCCAGCCCGCTCATGCCAGGCATGCGCACATCCAGCAGCACACAGCACGGCGTGGTGGGCTCGTTGTTCCAGACCTGTGCGTCGCCGAGGAACGCCTCGGCGCTGTCGTAGCCGTCGCTCACCAGCCGGCGTGTGCGCAGCAGCCAGGCCAGGGCATCGCGCACGCCCGCGTCGTCATCGACGAGGTAGATCTTGGCGTCGAGATGCTGAGTCATGGGCGAATGATAAAGGTGGCTTGCACAGGGAAGGCTGCCGCGCGGGGCCCCTCAATCCGACTTGGGCAGCGTGAAGCGGAACACCGTTCCCCTCGGCTGGTTCGTCTCGTAGGTCAATGCCCCACCGTGCTGCTCGATCACCGTGCGGCACAGGCTCAGCCCCAGCCCCATGCCTTCGGCCCGGGTGGTGAAGAACGGCGTGAAGAGTTTTTCCTGCACTTCGCTGCTCAGGCCCAGGCCGTGGTCGCTCACCTCGAACGTCACCCACGCCTTCTGCTGCTCGCCGCCCGAGTGCAGACGCGTGCGGAACACGTTGATCTTGAGCAGGCGCAGGCCCGTGCTCAGCGCGGGGTCGCCCGTGGGCATGGCCTGCATGCCGTTGCGCGCCAGGTTGAGCAACACCTGCTCGACCATGGTGCGGTCGCACAGCACCGGCGGGCAAGCGGGCGCAATGTCGATCTGCAACTGGATGCCCTGCTTCTTGGCCTGCAACACCAGCAGGGGCTGGATGGCGTCGATCAGCGTGCGCGGGGACACCGCTTCGCGCACCTGCTCGCGCCGGCGCACGAAGTCGGTCACGCTCTTGATCACGCGCCCTGCACGCTCGGCTTGTTCGCTGATGCGGCGCATCGCCTGCGACAGGTCGGCCTGCGGCAGCGCACCGGCTGGCTGGTCCAGCAGGTTGATCGCCCCGCTGGCGTAGCTGGAGATG includes:
- a CDS encoding Lrp/AsnC family transcriptional regulator, producing METLDKFDIAILQELQSDGRLTNAELAQRVGLSAAPCWRRVRSLEEAGFIRGYRAEIDREKIGLGVLAFVRLDADRNSGDVTRNLENAIRQIPEVVSCHYISGSGTFELQVVSRDLNHFSQFAREVLLNLPNVKDLHTSFSLGEVKSGSALPLSHLLTKSTSSANKSGT
- a CDS encoding SdrD B-like domain-containing protein codes for the protein MTRPLRCLSACLAIAPLLPGAWAQSTPVQIPGEEPTTAYVDRVIENLPPEPAADTAAYTYDREGLPRFLQLETRLGTEPFDPTHNARMGYGLQGLLETANHGTLSVDGSYAPRDSNGTLTLRQRAMPLDGGWLTSNELGVINTPIPSVTRLPSRVYLPSSILRGLSTEWENPGQGVQLLASAGEPGLLAFLPASGFQRLAGRRATLGGQWRSNAAEADPLAREGWTIALRHEDARNVSIFDTPLQPGDTVNANSTLLALRHEGAEQRIQGQLVSTRASNLRGDRGGFWIDGEWDDGPRRHGAGMYRLEPDLSWAQLPMANNVVGAYVRSSWRTRQWSAESSVDWLDSITGRGGSGYFATGSARWRLNRDHTLGAGASVRRFNGNAWSTYGDWRFQNSWGASGLRLEFTGDDNQADSRGLTWDQAWQVPQGWALSTSLGANAYSATALQPAETTWSGAASFAAPLSSKASLRGNFNTERSDTGQTRHSLNLGASWRIDARWSLEGNYNRSNGSRRLTPSLDPLAPVPLVIPDSDRSFYAVLRYQFEAGSRNVPLGGKAAEGGGRIEGTVYFDANRSGTQEASETGVPNVTVFLDNRYAVRTDSQGRFEFPFVASGPRTVSVRPDTLPLPWNVVDQGQAKVDVRRRESVSLSIPVQRSE
- the mltA gene encoding murein transglycosylase A; this translates as MVHHTMNTSNTNAPSASSNNKVMDRFGRVFRAVVKVGASAVIVGSLVSCAVGPVQGPAPVALPSPPVAGVAVDAATLPPPIQRGKSRWTPARWSELPGWGQDSLHEVWNAWVRGCERPAPGQAGPCAELRQLAIGTAAEQQAWVMRRFQPYRVLDPDGSQPDGLLTGYYEPIMAASRVPTAVHRTPLYAPPAGLRSGQTWYSRQEIDTLPAAQAALQGRAVAWLADPIDALILQIQGSGRLNVVEADGRARQVRVAFAGHNGQPYQSVGRWLLDQGAIREASWAAIKAWAAQNPQRVNEMLWSNPRTVFFREEALSDLDARFGPRGAQGVPLTPGRSIAVDPQSIPYGTPVWLASQGATLNVQKLVMAQDTGGAIVGAVRADLFTGWGGWSDEAYLTAAALKQPLQMWVLVPR
- a CDS encoding response regulator transcription factor — encoded protein: MTQHLDAKIYLVDDDAGVRDALAWLLRTRRLVSDGYDSAEAFLGDAQVWNNEPTTPCCVLLDVRMPGMSGLALFERLQTLPWQETLPVIFLSGHADVATAVDAVKRGAFDFCEKPFSDNALVDRVERALDQSAQVLARRRVQRELQERLSSLTDRERDVMDLVVAGLPNKLVADQLNISVRTVEVHRSRVFDKMGVKSAVELANALRP